Sequence from the Desulfobacterales bacterium genome:
TCTGAAAAAAATATGAGCCGGGCGCAAGCCCTTTGAATACAAGACAAAAAAACCCGCCCTTCCTGGAAATCTGATCCTGGAAAGACGGGTTAATTTTTTTCTGATGGTGGAGGCGGCGTCCACCCAAATAGGTCATAATCTAAAATAAAAACAGATGCTTATAAAAACCATTTTTAAAAAATACCGTCAAAAATACCGTCGTTTTTTTATATGTAAAAATTCAAAAATAAATGATACTAAATGAATCAATGTGAAATAAAAACCAAATTCTGACACCAGATCCACCTGTTAACATAACTTTCCATCCGGTACAAAGAATACGTTCTCTCAACATTCCGGGTCGTATGGGAAATGGCCCGTGATAGAGGGCTTGTTATCGGTTCCTACCCTGGGAAAAAAATCAAGCTTCCCAAGACCGATAACGGCCGATTGAGATATCTTACACATGCAGAAGCGGAAATGGTTATAGCCAGACTTGCAGAGCGAAACACTGACATGCATGATATGGCTTTGATGTCGATTCATACCGGGGCCAGAGCACGAGAGGTCTTTGATTTAACTTGGGGGTGTGTTGATATTGATCAAGAAACAATCCTCTTGAAAGATACAAAAAACGGAAAGAACCGACACGTCTACATAACCAAAGAGGTTAAAAGAATGTTCTCTAATCGTAAACGTGGCTTGAGAAATGAACGAATTTTTAAAAATGGCCGTGGTGAACACGTGAAGGAAACTCCCCAAACTTTTAGAACTGTCATAAATGAACTCGGCCTCAATGATGACATTGATGACCCACGTCAGAGAATTGTTTTCCATACATGCCGCCACACATTTGGGAGCTGGCACGCCCAGAGGGGAACCCCTCCCAATGTCCTTAAGGAGCTTATGGGACACTCAACGATTAAGGTCACTGAACGTTACTCCCATGTTTCGGCTGCCCACTTGCGACTTGCCATGACCGGTTTTGAAGAGTCCGCAAGAGAAAGCAGGGACTGCAAGGTGATAAAATTTAAGCAGATATGATTTTCTATTCCCTGGGATAGACTCTAGCTAATCACTAGGGTTGAACTGGCGGTATCCTGAGCACCTTTCCCAGAATCAATAAATCAGGCAAACCGAAGGAGTTTGGCAAATGTCCGAGGAAAATCATTTTAAGGAACTGAGATTAGATGTACTCCGTTATCATGCAAAAAAATGGGTACAAAGATACCCTTGCATTGAAAGTGTTTTATTGTGCCAAGCAGGACACGGATTCGAAAGCATTCCCGAAGATGACAATGATGTAAAATATATCATAGTTGTAAAAGCACCTCCGAATCCATTTTCTCTTAAAAAGAATAAAGATGGATCGTATAATCTTTCCCTTGAGTACAAAGATATCAAATTGGATGCAAAAATAAAGGAACTTCCCACACAAACACTATGCACCGAGTCCTTTCCAAAACTGCCCCGATACCCAAAGGGTATTGTGGAGAAGGAAGTCACCTTTGAATGCCATGATGCTACATTGGAAATCAAGGCAATAGATGGCATTGATAGTCTTGCCTATAAAGCGATTCAACAGTATCCAAAATTGGAATATATTCTTGATTACCACAATAATTTGGCAACACAAGGATCGTGCGAACATATTATAAAATATATAGCGAGTTTTTACGAAATTAAAAATACCTCTCTATATAGCAAGCGTATCGATAACTGGTTATGGTTCACCATTAGTCCCGGAGAAGATATTTTAGATTATAATAAAGACGTAGATGAATTTGTAAAAGAAAATGAACAACAATGTCTTTATCCATGCTCAGATGAAAAGCCATCAAAAAGATTAGATGCTAAGGATGACAACCCTGAAAAGCAACTAGATGATTTCTTAACGAAAGTGCTCCCAGAAATTGAGATTTATTACAAGCTCCTTAAACATACCATGAAAAAGTATGATGGTATAGGAGCAGCAAATTTGCAGCATGCAAAAAATGTTTTTGAAGCAGAAAATTCGCAGCATGCAAAAAATGCTTCTGAAGCAGAAAATTCGCAGCATGCAAAAAATGCTTCTGAAGCAGAAAATTCGCAGCATGCAAAAAATGCTTCTGAAGCAGAAAATTCGCAGCATGCAAAAAATGCTTCTGAAGCAGAAAATTCGCAGCATGCAAAAAATGCTTCTAAAGCAGAAAATTCGCAGCATGCAAAAAATGCTTCTAAAATGAAAAAACCACTCTTTAAACTAATGACAATTGAGCATATCAAAAAGGGTGAATATGGTGGTGAGCGCCCAGCACAAACCATAAAGGCCAGCATTGCAAGGGCAATGCTAATTGATATGGAGCCATCAACATATGCACTATCCAAAGATGCCAAAGACCTTGAGAAATTATACAAGAGGATAAAGGCCCTCCAATAGACTGAGGGTGAAAACGACGGAATAAAAGTCGTTTTCACCTGCTTTATTTCTTCCTAAATTTTCATTTAAAACGGAACGCAAGATCACAAAGCAACATTGTGATGCTTGCGTTTTTTTATGTCTATTAATGGGAGAAAAGATCCATGAACGAAGAAATTTTACAAAAATTGCAGACAGACCTTGAAAAGCGGTTCCCGTTTGGGATTCCCCGGAAAAAACTTACAGAGGCCACCGGCGAAGTTCTGCATGGACGAACCGAGGCCAACAAGGATTCCCTTGGATGTGGTATCGAGGGTCGGTACATGATTGGGAACCAGGTGATCTACCCTGTCCAAAGCGTTATTCATAGAATCAGAACGAAACTCCACCCTGCCATAGCTGATAAAATCCAGAAGACCGAAGCAGCGGAAACTTTAAAGCCTACTCCTAAATTCCCTGGAGGGAAAAAATGAAACTTGTCAATCCAGATAAGAGGCCGGGCAAAAACATTCCCGAACCCATCCAGCCGGGTGGACTTTACACAACGGATTACACAATTGAGGCCCTTTTCCGAGATCAGCCACTTAATGCGGGTACCATGATTATCAATGATGAGGCATCGGTTTTTTTTGATGGTCAAAATCAGTATAAATCTGGGGGCAAGGGCACAGACCGGCAGGGAATGTTAAAATTATATGATGGCAAACGGGCACGAAAAATAAGGGTCAAGGATACCCTTACCCTGGAAGGTTCCAGAATCAATATTGCAGGGGGAACACAGCCATCAGTATTTAAAAGAGTGTTCAATGGTGATGGGAATATTTTCAATATGGTTAACGAGCTTAATCTCGACATGTTCGCGGAAATGTGGTCTGCGCCATTTGTAGCGCGTAAGGAAGTCGGAAAATTCAGCGGTGGGATCCTCAACCCCCGGACATTGGCAAATGCAGACAGTCTTGGCGCCGGCCCAGAAGGCCGGATAAAAATCGGGAATACGGTTGCCTATCCGACGAAAAGTCTGGTCCGTTATATGAAAAAGCGCGCAAGACTTGTCCCTCCAAAAAATAATGGAGGCGTCCGTGAAAGTAACTCCTGATCCAGCGATGATTATCGCAGCGCTCGACAGCAGCGAAATCATTTCCTCCTTACGGGCGGCGATGCTGAAAAACGGGATCAGCTGCCAAACTGAAATCATACCGGATGGCGAACTCCACAGGTTCAAGCCAGAGGGCCGCAAGAATTCTGATGCCTGGTATTGTCTTCACCTGGACGGAATCCCGGCGGGATCTTTCGGGGACTGGAGGGCCGAGCAGTCCTTTACCTGGTGCGCGAAATCCCAAAGTAAAATGACACAGACTGAATGTGCCGAGTACACCCGGCACATCGAAGCTCAGAAGCAAGCGCGGGATGCCGAGAAAAAAAAAATTCACGGAAAAGCCCGACAGGAAGCCTTGAAGGTCTGGGAATCAGCTAAGCCAGCAACAGCAGACAACCCATATCTGAAAAGAAAACAGGTTCAGCCTCATGGCGTCAAGGTCGATGAGCAAGGGCGGCTTGTGGTTCCCGCCAGGGATGCGAACGGCACCATTCACACAATAGAGAGGATCACGCCAGACGGTGTAAAGCGCTTCCTTCTTGGTGGTGCAAAGCAGGGAAATTTCTTTGAGATCCCGGGCAGCACCGAAACCGTTTACATCGCTGAAGGATTCTCAACCGGGGCCACTATCCACCAGGCAACAGGGCACCATACCGTTTGCGCTCTCGATTGCGGGAACCTGAAACCAGTTGCCGAGGTGATCCGGGAAAAACACCCTAATTCAAAGATTATTCTTGCAGCCGATGACGACCAATGGAAGCCAAACAATTCGGGACTGACAGCTGCACGAGCGGCGGCGGATGCTATTGGGGCGCGGATGGTAAGCCCGAAGTTCAAGGACATTTCCAGCAAGCCGACAGATTTCAATGATCTTGCTTACCTGGAGGGCATCGATGCCGTGAAAAAGCAGCTGGCAGAAGCACGCCATACGATCCAGCCGCCGATTGATTTATGGTCAAAAAATAAGGGCGGCGGGCCGTTTCCCGTGAATGCTTTCCCTGAAAATATCAGGGCCGCAATACTTGAGTACCAAGCTTATGGACAACAACCTTTATCCTTGGTCGCATGTTCTGCCTTGGCTGCCCTGTCGCTTGTGTGTCAGGGATTTGCAGATGTTGGGCGAGACACAGCATTAACAGGGCCGTTATCCCTAAATTTAATAATTCTTGGTGTGTCCGGGGAACGTAAAACGGCGAGTGACAAACACTTTAAAACACCTATTTCAGAATGGCTTGAGTTATTCCGGGAGCGCAGCCGGGCGGAAGTTGCCGAAAGCGAGGCCAAGCATGAAGCATGGGCCGCAAAGTGCAAGGGGCTATCTGAAAGTTTAAAGACAGCAACCAAGGCCGGGAAACCCACAGCCAAACTTGAGGCTGAATTTAAAAATTTATATCAAGAAAAACCTCAACTAAAAAAAATGCCTGAAATATTTTATGGGGATACTAACCCGGCGAGCCTGGGGGCCGACTTATCACAAGGCTATCCGAGCGCGTCGATATGGTCCGATGAGGCGGGTTCAGTTGTTGGCGGTAATGGTTTTCAAGCGGAAACCAGGCTGCTTTTCTTGTCGATGCTTAATAAATTATGGGACGGGGGTGGCTACCGAAACAGCCGAAGAACAACGGAAAACATTGATATCCAGGGGCGGCGGTTGTCCTGTTCGCTTATGATGCAGCCAGCAGTTATCGAAGAACTATTAAGCGGTCAAAAAGGTATTGCGCGCGGTATCGGCATGCTGGCGCGGTATCTAATCTCTTATCCCATTTCTACCATTGGGCAGCGACCATATAAAGAGCCACCGGATACATGGCCTATGAGCAAGCCTTTTTTTAGAAGGATTGAAACTCTATTGAATATGCCCTTACCCATGGATGAGTTGGGCCGTCTGGTTCTTCCAATTTTAAAGCTATCCACAGATGCAAAACAAAAATGGATTAAATTCCACGATGCCATTGAGGTTGAGCTAGGGCCGGAAGGTATCTTTCATGAGGTGCCGGACTTTGGGGCCAAAATAGCAGAGAATGCAGCGAGGCTGTCAGGACTCTTTCATATTTTTTTACACGGAGCCACCGGCAGCATATCATCAGAGGTTATGGAAAGCGCGGCCAGGATTGCGCTATGGTTTCTCAGAGAGTCGAAGCGGGTATTTGGCCTTATAGACCAGACCCAAGAAGAACGAGACGCCAAGACACTTCTGCAATGGTTAATTGATCGGGAATACCAAGACAAGGAAATAGCCCCGGCAGATTTACTGAGATACGGGCCTAACAGCCTACGGAAAAAACAGCGCAGGGATGGAGCTGTTAATCTCTTACGTGATAATTTTTGGTTAATTGAATTTAACGAAACCAGAACAACATACTACCGGCTGAACCCGGAAGCAGGGAGATGTTTCAATGAGCTATCTTGACGAGTTGGAAACAAAAAATACCTTTTTTAAACCCTCTGCTACTGCTATTCCCGCTATTTCCGCTATTAATGAACAAAAGCAAAGAGTTACGGTTGCGAATGAGTTGCTATTGCCTGCTATTTTGGATAAACAGGCCACTGCTTCCGCAGAGAATAGCAAAAAAATAGCAGCCCGTAGCAACGGAATAGCAGATTCGCAAATTAGTCAAGGCATTGGATTTATTGCAAATAGTGATAACAATAGCGGAAATAGCGGAAATAGCGGTAGCAAGGATAATAAAAACAACCAAGGGGACACCTATCGCCCACGATGTTTGGGAACCAGCTGCCAATTTTGCCGGTACGAACAAAAGGACATTATCTTTTTATGGTGTGACAAGGTTGGCGGGCCGGTTATTGATTTACCGAGGTGCCCTCTTGGTTTTTGGGAAAAGGACGAGAAGGGCTTCCCGATACCGGACCGGAGCAGAACATGAAAATCAGAATTTCAAACCATTTAGAGTTGGCAGAGATTCCGGATTCCCTGCCCCACGCGATCCGGGAAAAGCTGACTCTTACAAATCCGAAATGGATCGAAAATGACCGGCGCGGGTTCAGCAACTATCAAACGCCGAGACTCCTCAGGTTTTACACAGCACTTTCCCATGGTGGCTTGATTGTTCCGAGAGGATTCGGCCGGCAGCTGGTTAATCTATGCCGAGCCTATGGCGTAAGTCCAATTTATGTGGATCAGCGGCGAGTCCTATCAGAGGTTGACTTCACCTTTTCAGCACAGCTCAGGCCGTACCAGACAACAGCAGTCCAAGATATGCTCAAACATACGCAAGGAGTTCTATCAGCACCGACGGGGAGCGGTAAAACGATCATGGCTCTGAAGATTATAGCGGAACGGAGGCAGCCCTGCTTGATAGTGGTACACACCCGGGAGCTTCTGAACCAATGGCGGGACCGGATTGTTTCTTTTCTTGGTGTCCCAAAAGACGAGATCGGGATCATCGGCGGCGGCAAGAAAAAGATCGGGGGCAGGATCACGGTGGGGCTTGTTCAATCATTATACAAATGTGCCGCTGAAGTATCCGATAGGTTCGGCCATGTGGTGGTGGATGAGTGCCACAGAACGCCGAGCCGGACGTTTACCGAATGCGTAACCTCCTTTGACTGTAAATATCTGACCGGGTTATCTGCTACCTGCTACCGACGGGACAAGCTCAGTCGTTTAATATTTTTATCCTTGGGCGATATATGCCACAAGATTGAGCCCGGGACGCTTCAGAAAACGGGCGATGTGTTACGGGCCGAGATCGTAACCCGGGAGACAGATTTTAGAACTGACCTGAATCCTTCAGTGGAATACAGCAAGATGTTATCGGAGCTTTGCGCGGATGCCGAAAGGAATAACCTGATTGCCTCTGATGTAGCGCGGGAGACGCGCAAAGCTGAAGGCGTGTGTCTTGTACTGTCCGACCGTAAAACGCATTGTGAAACGCTTCAATCTATTCTGGCGGATGATTTCCGCACACCGTCAACAGTTCTGACCGGGGGCCTGTCCACGAAGAAACGGGCAGAGATCATCAAACAGTTGAATGCAGGCAATATCAAGGTGTTGATAAGCACGACATCCCTATTATCTGAAGGTTTTGACTGTCAAAGCCTGACAACGCTTTTCATGGCGACCCCGATTCGATTTTCCGGGAGAGTCATCCAGTGTGCGGGGCGAGTCCTCAGACCGGCACCAGGCAAAACCAAGGCGCGGGTATTCGATTATATTGATACAAACATCGGGCCGCTTCGAGCATCGGCAACGGCACGGCGTTACACATACGAGAAACATGGTATTCAGGCAGCATGACAACAATAAAAAGGGGCAAAGACCAGGGGCTTTCTAAGCTACAGCGATTTATCATATCCGAAGCGTACCTGAATGGCATTGTTAAAAATGCCGATATTTTAATCAAATGGTACAAGTTTAAACCTGCATATGCATATCGGGCGATCAAGTTTAGTCGGGCCCAGATTGGCGTAAAAAAATACTCGGCTGCATCGGTTGCTGTGTCCCGGTCACTAACCAGGCTTCGGGGAAGGGGGTTGATGATACGGAGCTCTATGTGTGGTCATAGATTGTCGGCAAAAGGGGTTCAGGCGGTTAAAAGATATCAGGGCAACGGTTAATTTCTGGCCTCCGTAAAGGGCTGAGGCTAAGACGAGGCAAACCTCATGCCTTAAACAGGGGGATAAAACTCCCGTGAGCTCAAACCCGTCCCAGCTTTAAAACGACCAGCTCAGCGGCTAAATATCAGGGCTTCATGACATTGTTCATATGGTGGCAAGGCTTTTATATAAAATGCTGATATGAGGATTTTAGAGGGCTTAATGGGCTTGTGGCTGGATATCAAGATATGTAGGGTTTGATAGGGCTTGTGGCTGCATACAAAACCCATGAGATATTGAGTTTTGTTGGTATTCTAATGTGAGGATTCTCCCCTTTGAAAAGATCGGCACAAAATGGCGCCGATTAATTAGGATTCAAATCCGGTTTAAATTTTAATTACCCTGAATGGGGGTATTTAAGGGAAAAAGGTAAATCATGAAAAAAAATGAGGAAGATACCAGGGCAGAATTTGACACAGACAATTTTGATTTTATCGAAAAAGACAATTTTATATTTGAGGAAAAAAATTCTGAATGTGTACTTTTACATAAAACTACACATTCGCAGAAAACCCAAGAAGCCCATGGATAGATACTCTTAACGGCTTTTACCCGATTTTTTATTTTATCCTTGTTTTTTAATGTGTAGTTTATCATAGTATTTGGCATAAACTACACATTCATATTAAAGGAGGCTTTAATGGCAGCAAACAGGAATGGGATAAAAAAAGGAACAAAAGTCCGGGTTGAACCAGTCAGGAAAATTCAAGATATCAAATCAATCGGCAAACTATTAAAATCTGAACCACGTAATTTGTTGTTGTGGGTACTTGGTATCAATAACGGGTTGAGATGCTCCGATTTAGTACCACTCAAAGTTCACCAGTTGAAAGACCTGAAAGCCGGGGAGTTTTTCCATATTACGGAACGGAAGACCGGCAAGCAGAATATTCTCATTGTTAATAAATCAGTTCGGAAAGTCTTGGATTTTTATCTTGAGCAGATCAAACCGGATGCAGATGATTACATTTTCAGTTCACGGAAAGGCAGCCATATGTCCTCACAGTCCACAGGTAGATTGATTAAAGGCTGGACAAAGGCAATCAACCTGTCGGGCAATTATGGCAGCCATACCCTGCGTAAGACCTGGGCTTATCAGCAGCGGGTTAAATTTCATGTTCCGATTGAAATCATAACCAAACGGTTGAATCATAGTAACCCGGCAGTTACCATGCGTTATGTCGGCATTGAAGACAAAGAGGTGTGTGACGTGTTGTTAAATGAAATTGGGTAATCAATCTTAGCACCTTTCCTGAGATGTCCGTTTCATATCTGTCATCATTCCTGAATTTATTCAATTTTGAACACTGGCAAGGTATCTCAACACGCTTTGAAGTCCATACTCCCGGGAAAAAGTTGAAAAAAGACATTCTCCCTTGCAAATTGCCCATCTTGTTTATACTATCCCTATCGTGAGAAAATAACAGCACCTCAGTTCTACAGTATTTTGTCCATTATTCCAGTTCATCTGATCTCGAAATATTTTTTACTTTACATCTGTACTCGATTTGTCTGCAGCTGGTTTTTCATGCAGGACAATGGATAAAACACAATTCGTGAATAGTTATACGGTTTCCGGTTATCATTCCGGAATGAGTGTTATCCAGTTAGAAATTAACATGATTTGGCCGGAAATTAGTCGGAAAGAATTTCTGGGTTGTGTAGTTAAACAGAAACTGCTTAATAACTTGTTCAAGTAAGAATAAATTCAGGATAGTGTATAATATTAAATAGTTATGTCTATTTCGTGTCGTTTTGGTGGTCAATTATGAAAGAAATATGCACTACTGACGAGCATTCCAACCATAAAGAAGTAGCCGATATTTTTCGTTGCTATGGTGAAGAATAT
This genomic interval carries:
- a CDS encoding site-specific integrase — encoded protein: MARDRGLVIGSYPGKKIKLPKTDNGRLRYLTHAEAEMVIARLAERNTDMHDMALMSIHTGARAREVFDLTWGCVDIDQETILLKDTKNGKNRHVYITKEVKRMFSNRKRGLRNERIFKNGRGEHVKETPQTFRTVINELGLNDDIDDPRQRIVFHTCRHTFGSWHAQRGTPPNVLKELMGHSTIKVTERYSHVSAAHLRLAMTGFEESARESRDCKVIKFKQI
- a CDS encoding DUF3987 domain-containing protein codes for the protein MKLVNPDKRPGKNIPEPIQPGGLYTTDYTIEALFRDQPLNAGTMIINDEASVFFDGQNQYKSGGKGTDRQGMLKLYDGKRARKIRVKDTLTLEGSRINIAGGTQPSVFKRVFNGDGNIFNMVNELNLDMFAEMWSAPFVARKEVGKFSGGILNPRTLANADSLGAGPEGRIKIGNTVAYPTKSLVRYMKKRARLVPPKNNGGVRESNS
- a CDS encoding DUF3987 domain-containing protein, whose translation is MKVTPDPAMIIAALDSSEIISSLRAAMLKNGISCQTEIIPDGELHRFKPEGRKNSDAWYCLHLDGIPAGSFGDWRAEQSFTWCAKSQSKMTQTECAEYTRHIEAQKQARDAEKKKIHGKARQEALKVWESAKPATADNPYLKRKQVQPHGVKVDEQGRLVVPARDANGTIHTIERITPDGVKRFLLGGAKQGNFFEIPGSTETVYIAEGFSTGATIHQATGHHTVCALDCGNLKPVAEVIREKHPNSKIILAADDDQWKPNNSGLTAARAAADAIGARMVSPKFKDISSKPTDFNDLAYLEGIDAVKKQLAEARHTIQPPIDLWSKNKGGGPFPVNAFPENIRAAILEYQAYGQQPLSLVACSALAALSLVCQGFADVGRDTALTGPLSLNLIILGVSGERKTASDKHFKTPISEWLELFRERSRAEVAESEAKHEAWAAKCKGLSESLKTATKAGKPTAKLEAEFKNLYQEKPQLKKMPEIFYGDTNPASLGADLSQGYPSASIWSDEAGSVVGGNGFQAETRLLFLSMLNKLWDGGGYRNSRRTTENIDIQGRRLSCSLMMQPAVIEELLSGQKGIARGIGMLARYLISYPISTIGQRPYKEPPDTWPMSKPFFRRIETLLNMPLPMDELGRLVLPILKLSTDAKQKWIKFHDAIEVELGPEGIFHEVPDFGAKIAENAARLSGLFHIFLHGATGSISSEVMESAARIALWFLRESKRVFGLIDQTQEERDAKTLLQWLIDREYQDKEIAPADLLRYGPNSLRKKQRRDGAVNLLRDNFWLIEFNETRTTYYRLNPEAGRCFNELS
- a CDS encoding DEAD/DEAH box helicase; translated protein: MKIRISNHLELAEIPDSLPHAIREKLTLTNPKWIENDRRGFSNYQTPRLLRFYTALSHGGLIVPRGFGRQLVNLCRAYGVSPIYVDQRRVLSEVDFTFSAQLRPYQTTAVQDMLKHTQGVLSAPTGSGKTIMALKIIAERRQPCLIVVHTRELLNQWRDRIVSFLGVPKDEIGIIGGGKKKIGGRITVGLVQSLYKCAAEVSDRFGHVVVDECHRTPSRTFTECVTSFDCKYLTGLSATCYRRDKLSRLIFLSLGDICHKIEPGTLQKTGDVLRAEIVTRETDFRTDLNPSVEYSKMLSELCADAERNNLIASDVARETRKAEGVCLVLSDRKTHCETLQSILADDFRTPSTVLTGGLSTKKRAEIIKQLNAGNIKVLISTTSLLSEGFDCQSLTTLFMATPIRFSGRVIQCAGRVLRPAPGKTKARVFDYIDTNIGPLRASATARRYTYEKHGIQAA
- a CDS encoding tyrosine-type recombinase/integrase, which encodes MAANRNGIKKGTKVRVEPVRKIQDIKSIGKLLKSEPRNLLLWVLGINNGLRCSDLVPLKVHQLKDLKAGEFFHITERKTGKQNILIVNKSVRKVLDFYLEQIKPDADDYIFSSRKGSHMSSQSTGRLIKGWTKAINLSGNYGSHTLRKTWAYQQRVKFHVPIEIITKRLNHSNPAVTMRYVGIEDKEVCDVLLNEIG